In Syntrophobacterales bacterium, the sequence TCTTTGCAGGATTTTACCAGGCTCATGAACAGGGCCGCCGCTCTGCCGCCCCGTTCGCTGCCGACTAAGAGCCAGTTCTTCCAGCCCAGAGTTATCGGACGCATCGCGTTTTCAGCCGTATTGTTATCCGGCTTCAGTCGCCCGCAAGTCACCACCGCCAGGACAGCCAACACGAATGATCATCATACCATGAAATCCTCCTCGCATGCCGGGCGATCGAGTGTCCATCGCACTTAGAGTGCGGCCACCTCGTGGAGCAACGCCGCCGTGGTCTTGATGCCGCTGAAAAACCCCTCCACCATGATGCTCTCGTTCGGTGCGTGGTTGTTCTCGTCGTGGGGCGCGTACGGGACATTCACCCGTGGGATCCCGAGTACCCGCGTGAAATAGTAGTCAGGATCGCTACCACCCATGCAGGGCTGGAGCACCGGTTCTTTGCCGAATCCCAGCCGGACCGCCCGGACCGCTGCGCCGCCGAGGGGATGATCCAGGTTTGTCCGGGACGGATAAAACCCGCCTTGGCGATCGATATGCACGTCGTCGAAACCGTGCGCCTTGGCGTGCGCGGCGAACTTCGCGAAGATGTCATCCGGATCCTGATTCACCACGAGGCGCATGTCGATCTTGGCCGACGCCCGGTGCGGGACGATGGTCTTGGAGCCGGGACCCTGATAGCCGCTCGTCAGGCCGCAGATGTTCACGGTGGGCTGGAACATCAGTCGCTCCAAGTAAGCCGGCCCCGCGTCCGCCGGTCCTGCAGGCAGCCCCAGCCCGGTCAGGACGACCGGATCGAATGGGATCTTACGGAGCGTCTCCTGCTCAAGAGGCGTCGGGGGGACCACGGCATCGGCGAAGCCTTGGATCAGTATCCGCCCCTGCGGATCCTTGAGCGTGTTCAGGAAATGGACCAGCCGCCAAGCCGGCGCCGGCACAAAGACGCCCAGGTTCCCCGAGTGGACGTCTCTGTTCGCACCCTTGAGCGACACCTCCACGTGCAGGATGCCGCGAACGCCGAACAGGATGGTCGGCTGATGGTTGTACAGCATCGGGCCGTCGGAGCAAAAGCAATAGTTCGCCGCCAGCAAGGCCCGATTTGCTTCAATGAAGGCGCGCAGGCTGCGACTGCTGATCTCCTCTTCACCCTCCAAGAGGATCTTGACGTTGACCGGCAGCCTGCCCACGGTCTTCAGGATCGCTTCCACCGCCTTCAGGTGGGCAAAGAACTGGCCCTTGTTGTCGCCGGTCCCCCGTCCCCAGATGCGTCCATCCTTGATCGTCGGTTCGAAGGGAGGCGTGTGCCACAGCTCCAGCGGGTCGGGCGGCTGCACGTCGTAGTGGCCGTAAATCAAAATGGTACGCTTGGCGCCCGACGCCTTCACCTCCCCGAAGACCACCGGGTGGCCGGTCGTCGGAAGAACCTGCGCGGCGATGCCAATGGCCTCCAACTGGGACTTGAGCAGGGTCGCGCACTCGGTCACGCCCACATTCTGAGCACTGATGCTGGGTTGCCGGAGCAGCGTGAACAGTTCGCCCAGAAAGCGCTCCCGATTGCGATCCACGTACCGGAAAATTTCGTGCATGGTTCCTCCTGACGACATAGCCCTTCCTCTGCGACGAACGCTTCAGCGCGCCGTGAACCTCCGCTGCCGCGTTGGTTTGTAGCGTTCTCCGTCCACCCTTGTCAAGCGGAGTTTCGTGACCGGTGGGTGATCGGCCCACGGCGTCCCGCCGGGCGGGAGCGTCAGGGCGAGCATCGGGATCTTAACTGGATGTATTCATCCCAGGTATATTATGTAGAGAGGTCGAGGTGGAAGGATGAGCAAGCCTGGGTGTTTGTTGCAAGATAAAAAGTTAATGAATAAAAATGCCCATTTTGGCAAAATTGACCAAAGCGGGTTTTTTTTCTTGATATTATTGACGATTCTCTTTTTCTTATTCTTTAACTTTTGTATAGAGGTTAAAGAACTGGGGCGGTGCGGGAATTGTGAAAACGATGGTTCAAACCGATGTCTTCAATCGTTCCGCGATCCAGAACTTAATGACTGATTGCCGGGTAACACCTAACTCGCGAGCGGCCTGGTCAAGACGTTCGATCATCCAGGCGGGAAAATCGACGTTGACCCGACGTTGTTCCAATCCGGGACGGAGAATATTATCAAGGTTACAGTATTCCAGGACATCTTCGCCGGCATCAAACTTTTCGTCAAACTCCTTTGCGGTTATGGTCTTCATAAAGCATCTCCTCTTTTTTTCGGGAGCGGCGCACGGAAATGATACGAATACAGCCTTTCCTGAATGTTGCGACGGCGGTCCAGAATTTTCCTTCGATTTTCCCTATCGTCAAAAACCGTGGTTCATCCAGCGTGGCGACGGGAACCTCAATCATTCCATGATCGTTCCAAAGAGTACGGGCTTCTTGGAAATCAATCCCGTGCTTGTCCCTGTTGGTAAGGCTCTTATTAGGATCGTACTCGAACGTCGTCATAGGGTATTAACTATACCTTTATTAACTTGTTGTCAAACAAAAATCCCCGTGAAGTTGACATGATCCTTACCCTCTGTTCGTGTTAAGACAAACTGCCAATTTCTCGGTCATTTGAAGAATTAAGCCACATTCTGATATCTTAACCTTCCAAAAAAAGGAATTGCTTTATCCCCGTAATACGCCCCGGCAAGCTGTCCGTAAATCGCCCCGGTGGTGTCTGCATCATCGCCAAGGTTGACAGCCATTAGACAGCCTTCTTGAAAGGTATCGCTGTGGAAGAATGCCCACAGGGCAGCTTCCATGGATTGGACGACATAGCCGCTGCCCCTGATTTCCGGGGGATGCTTGTATTTGAAGGAGCCTGCGGCAATTTCGGCAATCTCTGGGACAAGAGGGGTCTTTTGCCAGTATCCAGCTACAGGGCAGTAATGATCGGCCAGGATGGCTTCTTTATCTTCGCCGTTCAGAGCCCCGACAATCAGCGCCCCGAAATAGCGGCAGGCATCCACGGCAGCAGGGGCGCCATGGGTGGTTTCGGAGCTTTCGCCGGATTTCTCAATGGCCTCTCTGGGGCTGCCGGCATAGAACATGGGGACCGGAGCCAGACGCATGAGGGAGCCATTTCCAGCGCTGTAAGAACCGGATGATCCGGAGAACGGGTTGCCTGTTTTCAAGAAGGCGGCAAGGGCCTTCCTGGTCGTATTGCCGATGTCGAAGCATGTCCCTGTGCTACTCAGGTGGCCCTCTTTCCACCAGAGAACGTACCGCTCCATTTGATCTTGTGGGTTGAAGTCCTGACATTCGATCAGGCTTTCAGCGAGGCACAGGGCCAGGGATGTATCGTCAGTCCACTGGCCCGGCTTGAGATTGAAGGGACCACCGCCGACCATGTCGGTGATGGGCTTGAAACTGCCCGGAGGCATGAACTCCAGAGTTGTCCCCAAGACGTCGCCAGCGGCAAGTCCGAGCAGGCAGCCCCGATATCGTTCGAGCTTTTCTATGCCGTTAGTCACGCCGCTATTATTGTCCTTTCTCCCAGGAGCAAACCATCCGGATTTGCTGGGGCATTTCCGGGGAAGGCCAGTGCGCCTTTGCGTCGGTGCGGCGAAGCTCTTTAATCTTCTCCAGCACGCCTTCCCCTTCGGCAATACCATGGCGTACCAGCCAGCAGCCGACGACCGTCCCTGTTCTACCTCGCCTTCCCCAACAATGGACATAAACGGGTCGATCTTCTCCCAGTGCACCATCAATCTGATCGAGGATCTGCACCATAAAGTCTCGCGAAGGAATCCCGAGATCCCGGATAGGCATGCGGTGGCAGGTCACCGGGGGACTGCCATTGGTGATTCTTTGTAGAACCGGCACATAATCCACGAAGGGCAACCCATTATGATCCCGCTCATCCGGCTCCATAAGATTGACAATACACCGGACGCCGCACGCCAGAAGATCCGACATCTTTTGCTTCATCATGTCCTTTTGCCGGTCGCCGGGATAATAGCCGGCCAGGAATTTTCCATGGACGACCCAGTATGACCGGTCGAAGGGTGGCTTATGGTTTGTTCCCTCAGATCCTCATACTCTTTTTTGATTTTGATGACAGGCTGCCCATCTCCTGCCGTGGTGATTCTCCGGAAGTCTTTTGCGTGTTCTTCCAGTCCGGCGACCCCGGTGCAAGCGCCATACTCGCTCTTCACCTCAACAAAGACCAAATATGGCTCTTCCCAGCCGGTTGCATCGTTAAGAGTTATCCTGCGCTTTGCTGCGATCATGTCGAATCGGCATTTGGCATATTCATACTCCAGATCCAGCACCAAATAGTCAACTGAAGATCGACCAAATATTCCGGCATTCTCGGTGGCAATCTTTTGGCAATGATCACGCTCGTGCCTGTGTTCGCTCTCGTCATTCCGATGTTGGTCAAACCATCGGTCCATGCCGGCGATCAGATCCGGAAATGCTTCAATCCATCGTTCCAGGTTTGCGTCTATGCACTCCTGCGGTAGTTCAGGTGCTGGGCACGATATGTCATTGAAGTACTCTTTGTCGAAATGCAGAGACCAGAGTTTTTTGCGTCCATCGACGCGCATCAGGTTGCCGCCGCGATAGTATATGTTAAAGCGATGATCCCGGATCTCTAGGCGTAGTCGCTGATCGGCAGCGACTCTGACCAGGACTGGATTGAGCATGCCGCCTGGCCCGAGTGCATCTTCCATTGCCTGAGTCAGGAGGCGAGGTCCTTTTCGGTATGTAGTGAGGTCAACGTCATTCTTGGTAGTCATCTGTCTATTTCCACCAGTGAATACAAGGAGAACAGCTCAATGCGTTACTCGATTTCGCCAGAATCCAGCCTTGCGGAAAAGCTGGGTGACTTCGGCAATAATTCGCTCAGACTCTTCTGCTGATACAGGAATATCCCTTTTCTACAGGCATTCGATATGGTTGGGCATTTCGTCGTTCCAGACGACCAGAACTGTGGATCGCGGTTCTCCCAGCCAGCGAAAGAAATAGGCCGCTCTCTCTTCAATACTGTCATACCAGAAATCATCAAAGATGATACCCGTTACCTTGGCTTCTCGAAAAATGTCGGGCCAGGTGGTTATCGGCGCAAGCAGTTTGCTTCCTTTCACCGGTGGCGGTGGGAAAATGCCATCCAACCTTCTTGTCTGTTCCGCACGTTTCTTTTCCAAGTCAATCATGTCCGGCATTCCCTGAGTCTATTGGGCAGCAAGTGGCGTGACGGTCCATTTTGAAAGGGCTTTGCTGTGCTGCAGGAGATCGCCCTCCTCTGTGATTTCAAGATAAACCCTTGCCCCGCCGTACACCCGGCACATGCCAGCATCCACGTCGATAAGCTTTAAACCCTGTGCGGTCTGGACCCTGTTTTGCCTTGTCGGCGTATGGCCGAAAATTTGGGGAATCGTCCATGCCTCGAGGGAAGGGCTGATCTTAGAAAAGTCGCACCAGAAGATGCCCCCCACGTCATTATCGCCGCCTCTCTCTGGTCCCACATGGAAAATGGGGTGCCGTTCGAGATCGTCCTTCTCTACAGCCTGTCGGAAAATCCCGTTGATATGTTCAGCAAGCCGGTCGAGATCGCCGGTCCTTTCCTTCACTTGAGCCCCAATCGTTCCCATTTCCGCCATCAGGGCTTGCCGGATGGCGGATCTCAGACCGGCATGCGAATATAGCCGCGCTCCGTCGCTATAGGCAGCCTGCACATTGCCCTTGGCGATTTCCTCGGTCAGTTCAGGCATCAACGACGCCGGGTTGGTGAAATTGGCATAGAAAAATTTCCCCTGCAGGAGCATCAGCTCATGATTTCCGCAGAGGCGGATGACTGCACCCTTGGCGTGAATGGCTTCTTTCTGAAGATTCCTCAGTAACGCAATGGTTTCTCGTGAGTAAGGTCCTCTATCTATTACATCTCCTGTTTGTATTAAGATGCAATCGCTGCCACTCCAATTGTCTTTGTTATCAATCAATCCCGCATTTCTCAAGATTTCTCTAAATCCATCCACTTCTCCGTGTATATCTCCTACGACAATGCGTCGTTTTTGTTCTACCGATTGCATTCTAACCCCTTACTCATAATGCGGTGTCCGTGTATGGTGCCAGAAAATCGTAAAGAAAGATTACGCCTTGTTAGACTGCACCCCACGCACCAAGGAACTCTGGTTTCGGTTTTGACTTTCCATCGACCAGAGCAAGGGCTACTCGAACACGTGTAGCTGCATCTTCAAGGGCGGCTCTGATTTCGTCCTTGTTTCGATTGTAATCTGAGTCATCACGGACAAAGAAGAGGAGATATCCATATCTGATCTCGTTCTTTGGACCGGCTAATTTCGTGGCGTCGTTTATAGTGTGAACATTCCCCTTCCCGCACTCATTAAGGGCCAACTCAGCGGCACAGAGTACCTTTTGCTTACGGTGTTCCCGCTCCGCGATAAAGAGAGGATCCCAGATCGAGATGTCGAAGGCTCCACGCCTACGGCCTTCAACCGATTCCTCCAATTTTCCGTCTACCCTTCTCAAGTAACGGGCAACAGTAGGGTATTCCTTGTGAAGTAGTATCGTGTCATAACCCTCAGCCGTGCGATAGAGACCATTCTCAAAGCCACCCGAATATAGGCGGTGATAGAGATAGCAGTGCATGTCAGTTTCTGTGTAGAATGCATACGGATGATTCCGAAACCTTCGGACGAGACTCTTGATGGCAGCTTCAAATTTTGGAATGAGTATTTCTGGTGAAGGCAGCTCAGATGGACGTCGATATGGCATATCTCCTCCTTTAATTCAGGTAAATCTCTCTTCCTTCTTCATAAATATGCGCCGTCCAGTAATCGGCCCAATGGACGAGCAGAGTTAAGGGTTCCTCCTTGTGGGCGATAATCCTGTTATCTTCAATATACTGCCCGTCATGATAGGCAATTGCCTGGGCTTCGGCATCGGAGAGGGGTATGTATTGCGCCACCAGGTAAAGGCTTCTCACCGCCAGTCCCATTGCCACTACTTCGGGATTGATCTTATAGCGTATCCCTCGATTCTTTACCATCCATTTATTGTCATTATGCAGATATAGCGGTTTGCCGGGCATCCCCAGTTTCCCCACATCATGGAAAAGGCCGACTATGACGCAGCTCTCCTCGGGGATCGCCGGGGCAAGAAATTCCCGGAAACGCAGCAGGGATTCCGTCACCCCGACGCTGTGTTTCAAGAGACCCTGTTCCTCCGACAGATGAAACCTGGTACTCGCTGGAGAGGCGAGCCAGGTGGTCTCGCCCTCCAGGAGTTTGATGAAACACTCAAACGGTTCCTTCCGATCCGTGATCTTCTCTTTCAGTGCCTTATAACGATCTAACAATTCCATACATTTACCTCAATCATTGATTCGTCCGGTACGCCCTTCTCCGGGAGACGGGTGACATGCGGCCGGCTTTCTCGGTTTCCGTGATCTGAAAGAAGGCCATGTGGATCGCGGTGTTCTCATAAACCAAGGCGGAGCCGACGATATTCTTCCCTTCGTAGCGGTAATCCTGACCGTAGCCCACCGAGTCGAATCTCTGCTCCGTGCACAGGGCAATCTTCTGCAGGAAGGCATCCGCCTTCTCCGGGGGTGTTTCTTTTGCCCTCCTCGGTTTTTCCGTCAGGGCGTCCATGACATAGCTGCGGATCAGCTTGGGGTGGAGCACGCTGAATGACGATGCGCGTGAGACTCTGTCCAGGCCGACCACGTCTCCGTTCACGATTACGACGAGGCCCTCCTGATCGGCACCCATCGGGAGGTGTTCCAGAAAGGCATCCATGTCTTCCTTTTTGGCTTCCAACACATCTTTCATCGCTCCCGTTACGGGGCTGACTTTATTGATGTGAGCCTGTGTGGCGATCTCGTCCCAGACCGCCCCCTGATCGGAACAAAAGCTGTGCGCGGATTTAAGATTTTCAAAGACGGAGGCATTCTTGACCCTCCTGAGCTTGGCGGACATGATGTGGCCCGATTCCTCAAAATGGGCGGAGCGGTAGGACCAGCGGCCGTGCTCGGTGCAGCTTACAGGGATGACCATTTCCGACATTTCTTTGAGCAGGATGGTGGTATTGAGCACCCGGTTCTGCTTGGCGCCCGAGAGTTCCTCGCCGTCGAGAAGTAAAACGGGTTTTTTCCCCCGGTTGATGACCTTCAGCTCCGGGACCGTTCCGCCCTCCGTTACCTCGGTCACCGTGAGAAGCTGTTGCTCCATGGCCTCCTTCATGGTCAGGTAATCCGGCCCGGAATCGCCGCCGCCGATGATGGGGATCACGGCCACATGACCGTGGACCTGAACCTCTCCGAACTTGATCCTTTCCAAACTTCCCTTAACGATTGCTTCCATGGCTTTTCTCCTTTCCCCCTCTTTTGTCTTGACCTTAGGCGGTTTTCCCTGATAATTCCAGAGCGGGGCGACAAGGGTGTGTCGCATTATTTGAGGACGCATTTCCTGAAGGAGGCAAAGGCGATGGGCCGTGAGCAAAACGCGCAGACGAAACTGATCCGGTTGGGCCAGATCCTCAGAATCTTCATGGAGAAGGATAAAGTCGCGAGCAGTTGGTTGAGCGAGCAGTTCCAGACCACACCTCGGACGATTCAGCGTGACCTGCTTCTCCTCAAAGAGTCCGGTTTCCCTCTTCATGAGATACAGAAAGGCATTCACCAGATGAGCAAGGACCTGGTGAAAAATCTGGAGGTGTTCGACGATACCGAGCTTGCCCTGGTGATCGCCCTGAAGAATATGGTGGGGCAGTTGGGCCAGCCCTTCCAGCAGGCGGCCGACGGTGTTCTCGACCGGCTGTACGATTGCGTGACTACCATGCCGGTGTTCGTGAAGATCGACGAATCCGTACCGCTGGACAGTGCTCTGCTCAATCGGATCGTGAAGGCCATTCGGGAAAAGAGGCGGGTTGGTTTTCAGTATGCGCTCGCAAAAGGGAGCGGGATGCATCCCGTCGATCTGGAACCCTACCGGGTCGTCTATTTCGGCGGTTTCTGGTACCTGATCGGCAACGAGCCCTGCACGGGGATTCTCAAACGGTACGCCCTCGACCGGATCAGGAATTTGCGTCTATCGAATGATGTATTCAAGGGTGTTCCCGATGATCTGGATACGATCCTTCAGGGCAGCGCCAATATCTGGTTTACCGGCGAGCGGAACCCGGAGGTGACCATCCTGGTCGATTCCCAGGTCGGTCATTATTTCAAGCGGCGGAAGATGTTCCCGACACAGGAGATCAAAGAAGAAAGGCCCGATGGGGCGCTTGTCCCGACACAGGAGATCAAAGAAGAAAGGCCCGATGGGGCGCTTGTCGTCTCATATCGGGTAGGCAATTACGAGTCCATCGAAAATCTTCTCAAATCCTGGATACCCCATATCGTGATCTTGGAGCCAAAAGAATTCAGGGAGTCCTTTCTGGCGGATGCAAAGGAGTGGGTCCGCAAACAAGGGAAGGTGCGTTGATTCAGTATTCCGGGGATAGTATTCCGGGGACATAATACCATTTTTCTTCTCATTACCAAGCTCCATGCATATTCAAGACTGGTACTGGCTCCACAATTGTTCCCCTCGTCAGCCAAATCCTGCCGGACGGCTCTGCCTTCCTGACTTTGCAGTGGGTTCAGGTGGAACATCTGGCCACCAGGCATGTGTTTCCGGTAAATTATCGTCTTAACTTTTTATCGTTGGCGTGATATATGTCTCACCGGCGATCTGTAAATTTTAGTTTTGAGGTATAGCAATGAATAATCCAACCATTGAATTGAACCGCCCACAGCTCGTATCTGCACTATCGCAGTTCTCCCCGGAAGCACTGAAAAAGGTCATAGACGATCTGTTCCGTAAGAAGCTCTACAAACCGCATTCTCTGGATGAAATCACCAGAGAGGCATCCGCCATGGTCTGCAAGGCCAAACTGGGGCCAGAAACGGTAGCGGAAGCGGTGAAATGGGCACGATCTCAAAAATAGTTATCGACACCAATGTATTCATATCCGCCTTTGGGTGGGATGGCGAACCTGAATAGGTGTTGCGCTTATTGGAACAGCAGCACATTTTCAACTACACGACCGACAATATCTATGATGAGCTCCGTCGTGTAGTTGCCTATCCCAAACTGAAGTTTTCCGCTTCACTGCAAGCCAAAATTCTTGAATTCGTCTTCTGTTGGTCAACGTTTATGCAACCCGTTAAGGCCGTTTTTGTTGTAACTGATGATCCTGATGACGACAAGTTCATTTCCTGCGCACTCGTTGCCGGCGCCAGCCACATCGTTTCCGGCAACCCCCACCTGCTGAATATTGACACCTACCAGAGCATCCGGATTCTAACCCCTGCTCAGTTTATAAAATCATTCGACAAATAGCTTATGATCTCCTGCGAAACATGCCGGACGGCACACACGCGCATCCGCTTGCGGAAAGCCCCAATCCTCGCTTATTTTCTTTTCTAATGACGGCGGCACGGCGGGGCTCTCAGGATTGGTCAAAACCAAATCCTGACCTCGGCCGTCAATAGTGGACATGAAATATTTCATGCTTCAGAGGCAATTGCAAAACTCTCACATTCTGTCATTCCCGCAATGATTTTAAGCGGGAAAACGAAGTTTAATGTTCATAATCTGGTTCTAACTGCTTGAAAAACCGTATTCCCGATAGAAGCATTGTGTACATTAAGCTCCGCTTTCGGGAATGACAAATAGTTTTGCAATTGGCTCTTCATACTTGGCATTTATCTTGATTATATGTCAAGTACGGTTGCCCGA encodes:
- a CDS encoding transposase; translated protein: MLAVLAVVTCGRLKPDNNTAENAMRPITLGWKNWLLVGSERGGRAAALFMSLVKSCKDLEINPWEYLDDILRRIMSHPVSRRREFLPDQWALLPKDKHGLLLTESTIPETR
- a CDS encoding M20/M25/M40 family metallo-hydrolase — its product is MHEIFRYVDRNRERFLGELFTLLRQPSISAQNVGVTECATLLKSQLEAIGIAAQVLPTTGHPVVFGEVKASGAKRTILIYGHYDVQPPDPLELWHTPPFEPTIKDGRIWGRGTGDNKGQFFAHLKAVEAILKTVGRLPVNVKILLEGEEEISSRSLRAFIEANRALLAANYCFCSDGPMLYNHQPTILFGVRGILHVEVSLKGANRDVHSGNLGVFVPAPAWRLVHFLNTLKDPQGRILIQGFADAVVPPTPLEQETLRKIPFDPVVLTGLGLPAGPADAGPAYLERLMFQPTVNICGLTSGYQGPGSKTIVPHRASAKIDMRLVVNQDPDDIFAKFAAHAKAHGFDDVHIDRQGGFYPSRTNLDHPLGGAAVRAVRLGFGKEPVLQPCMGGSDPDYYFTRVLGIPRVNVPYAPHDENNHAPNESIMVEGFFSGIKTTAALLHEVAAL
- a CDS encoding BrnA antitoxin family protein; translation: MKTITAKEFDEKFDAGEDVLEYCNLDNILRPGLEQRRVNVDFPAWMIERLDQAARELGVTRQSVIKFWIAERLKTSV
- a CDS encoding BrnT family toxin, with protein sequence MTTFEYDPNKSLTNRDKHGIDFQEARTLWNDHGMIEVPVATLDEPRFLTIGKIEGKFWTAVATFRKGCIRIISVRRSRKKEEMLYEDHNRKGV
- a CDS encoding ADP-ribosylglycohydrolase family protein, whose translation is MTNGIEKLERYRGCLLGLAAGDVLGTTLEFMPPGSFKPITDMVGGGPFNLKPGQWTDDTSLALCLAESLIECQDFNPQDQMERYVLWWKEGHLSSTGTCFDIGNTTRKALAAFLKTGNPFSGSSGSYSAGNGSLMRLAPVPMFYAGSPREAIEKSGESSETTHGAPAAVDACRYFGALIVGALNGEDKEAILADHYCPVAGYWQKTPLVPEIAEIAAGSFKYKHPPEIRGSGYVVQSMEAALWAFFHSDTFQEGCLMAVNLGDDADTTGAIYGQLAGAYYGDKAIPFFGRLRYQNVA
- a CDS encoding metallophosphoesterase; translation: MQSVEQKRRIVVGDIHGEVDGFREILRNAGLIDNKDNWSGSDCILIQTGDVIDRGPYSRETIALLRNLQKEAIHAKGAVIRLCGNHELMLLQGKFFYANFTNPASLMPELTEEIAKGNVQAAYSDGARLYSHAGLRSAIRQALMAEMGTIGAQVKERTGDLDRLAEHINGIFRQAVEKDDLERHPIFHVGPERGGDNDVGGIFWCDFSKISPSLEAWTIPQIFGHTPTRQNRVQTAQGLKLIDVDAGMCRVYGGARVYLEITEEGDLLQHSKALSKWTVTPLAAQ
- a CDS encoding transcriptional regulator → MGREQNAQTKLIRLGQILRIFMEKDKVASSWLSEQFQTTPRTIQRDLLLLKESGFPLHEIQKGIHQMSKDLVKNLEVFDDTELALVIALKNMVGQLGQPFQQAADGVLDRLYDCVTTMPVFVKIDESVPLDSALLNRIVKAIREKRRVGFQYALAKGSGMHPVDLEPYRVVYFGGFWYLIGNEPCTGILKRYALDRIRNLRLSNDVFKGVPDDLDTILQGSANIWFTGERNPEVTILVDSQVGHYFKRRKMFPTQEIKEERPDGALVPTQEIKEERPDGALVVSYRVGNYESIENLLKSWIPHIVILEPKEFRESFLADAKEWVRKQGKVR
- a CDS encoding putative toxin-antitoxin system toxin component, PIN family yields the protein MEQQHIFNYTTDNIYDELRRVVAYPKLKFSASLQAKILEFVFCWSTFMQPVKAVFVVTDDPDDDKFISCALVAGASHIVSGNPHLLNIDTYQSIRILTPAQFIKSFDK